In Tachysurus fulvidraco isolate hzauxx_2018 chromosome 1, HZAU_PFXX_2.0, whole genome shotgun sequence, a single window of DNA contains:
- the glceb gene encoding D-glucuronyl C5-epimerase B isoform X2, which produces MGKQRNYQIEGVPLSTQWGPQGYFYAIQIAQYGLSHFSKNLTERAPHVEVYDTAEEHNSKPSTWSVPKGCTLTTSYDKTRASTVRLFNAPENSEGISLSLGNTKDFIISFDLKFASNGTVSVVLETTEKGPPFVIHYITTSQLIAFKDHSITYGIGPRSAWTTVTRDLLTDLRKGIGLSNTKAVKATKTMPRRVVKMVLHGRGAIDNVSISTTAHMAAFFAASDWLVKNQDERGGWPIMVTRKLGEGFRPLEPGWYSAMAQGQAMSTLVRAYLLTKDETFLKAALRATGPYKVPSEKHGVKAVFMNKYEWYEEYPTTPSSFVLNGFIYSLIGLYDLAQTAGEKDGRDAARLYAKGMESLKAMVPLYDTGSGTIYDLRHFMLGTAPNLARWDYHTTHINQLQLLATIDDSPIFRDFAKRWKSYMKGGRAKHN; this is translated from the exons ATGGGGAAACAAAGAAACTATCAAATTGAAG GAGTGCCTCTGTCAACACAGTGGGGACCTCAGGGTTATTTCTATGCCATCCAGATAGCGCAGTATGGTCTAAGTCACTTCAGTAAGAACCTGACAGAGCGAGCACCCCATGTGGAGGTGTATGACACGGCGGAGGAGCACAACAGCAAACCGAGCACATGGAGTGTTCCCAAGGGCTGCACTCTCACCACCAGCTACGACAAGACCCGCGCCTCCACCGTCCGCCTGTTTAACGCTCCAG AGAACTCTGAGGGTATCTCTTTGTCTCTTGGCAACACAAAGGATTTCATCATCTCTTTTGACCTGAAATTTGCCTCCAATGGCACTGTATCTGTCGTACTGGAAACCACAGAGAAGGGACCTCCATTTGTGATCCACTACATCACTACCAGTCAGCTCATTGCCTTTAAAGACCACTCCATCACCTATGGCATTGGTCCTCGTTCAGCCTGGACCACAGTGACCCGGGACCTCCTCACCGATCTGCGCAAAGGCATTGGCCTGTCCAATACTAAGGCTGTCAAAGCCACTAAGACCATGCCACGGCGGGTGGTCAAAATGGTTTTGCATGGTCGAGGTGCCATTGACAATGTGTCTATTTCCACTACGGCTCACATGGCTGCCTTTTTTGCTGCCAGTGATTGGCTAGTGAAGAACCAAGATGAGCGTGGCGGTTGGCCAATAATGGTCACCCGCAAGCTGGGTGAGGGCTTTCGACCCTTAGAGCCTGGCTGGTACTCAGCAATGGCACAAGGCCAGGCCATGTCTACCCTTGTAAGGGCGTATCTGCTCACCAAGGACGAGACATTCCTGAAAGCAGCACTGCGTGCCACAGGTCCGTATAAGGTGCCATCAGAGAAGCATGGTGTCAAAGCAGTCTTCATGAACAAGTATGAATGGTACGAAGAGTATCCAACCACACCAAGTTCATTCGTCCTCAATGGCTTTATCTACTCTCTAATTGGGCTCTATGACCTGGCACAGACAGCAGGTGAAAAGGACGGACGTGATGCAGCAAGACTGTATGCCAAGGGCATGGAATCGCTTAAGGCCATGGTGCCACTATATGACACTGGTTCGGGCACCATTTATGATCTACGTCATTTCATGCTAGGCACAGCACCCAACCTGGCACGATGGGACTACCATACTACGCACATCAATCAGTTGCAGCTGTTGGCTACCATTGATGATTCACCAATCTTCAGGGACTTCGCCAAGCGCTGGAAAAGCTACATGAAAGGCGGACGAGCCAAGCACAACTAG